A genome region from Phaeobacter sp. A36a-5a includes the following:
- the era gene encoding GTPase Era, with protein MTTRAGFVALIGEPNAGKSTLLNRMVGAKVSIVTHKVQTTRARIRGVAMEGESQIVFVDTPGLFQPRRRLDRAMVAAAWGGAADADVVVLMVEAHRGITEGVERILEGLENIGEGRKIALAINKIDRVQSEVLLGLTKELNDRYPFADTFMISAEKGHGVDHLRSWLAEQLPEGPWLYPEDQIADLPMRMIAAEMTREKLTLRLHQELPYQLTVETENWEERKDGSAKIDQIIYVVRDGHKGIILGKRGETIKAVSQAARAELEEFLDRKVHLFLQVKVRPNWLEESERYSEMGLDFKDGN; from the coding sequence ATGACCACACGCGCCGGCTTTGTTGCCCTGATTGGTGAGCCCAACGCGGGCAAATCCACCCTTCTCAACCGTATGGTTGGGGCAAAGGTGTCGATTGTAACCCATAAGGTGCAGACCACTCGCGCCCGCATCCGCGGTGTCGCCATGGAGGGGGAGAGCCAGATCGTCTTTGTCGACACGCCTGGTCTGTTCCAGCCGCGGCGGCGTCTGGACCGCGCGATGGTTGCTGCCGCCTGGGGTGGAGCTGCGGACGCTGATGTGGTTGTTCTGATGGTTGAGGCGCATCGTGGTATCACCGAAGGGGTAGAGCGCATCCTGGAAGGTTTGGAGAACATCGGCGAGGGGCGCAAGATTGCCCTCGCAATCAACAAGATCGACCGTGTTCAATCCGAAGTGCTTCTTGGCCTGACCAAGGAACTCAACGACCGCTACCCCTTTGCCGACACATTTATGATCTCGGCCGAGAAGGGCCACGGTGTCGACCATCTGCGCAGCTGGCTGGCGGAGCAGCTGCCAGAAGGCCCGTGGCTCTACCCAGAGGACCAGATCGCCGATCTGCCAATGCGGATGATCGCCGCAGAGATGACCCGCGAGAAACTGACCCTGCGCCTGCACCAGGAACTGCCCTACCAACTGACGGTGGAAACTGAAAACTGGGAAGAGCGCAAAGATGGCTCCGCCAAGATCGACCAGATCATCTATGTCGTGCGCGATGGTCACAAGGGCATCATTCTGGGCAAGCGTGGCGAGACCATCAAGGCTGTGAGCCAAGCGGCGCGCGCTGAGCTGGAAGAGTTCCTGGACCGCAAGGTGCATCTCTTCCTGCAGGTGAAGGTCCGCCCGAACTGGCTGGAAGAATCCGAGCGCTATTCCGAGATGGGCCTCGATTTCAAGGACGGGAATTGA
- a CDS encoding DUF1491 family protein — MARLTASFWVQAYLTRLRLADIPAFVTSHGDDTAGAVLVKLNTLDRRAQALHRSYDLMSGLRSWVTLAEGDEADVDAAIAKQRSFDLDLWVIEVEDRDGRHLLDEPGLD; from the coding sequence ATGGCGCGGCTGACCGCCAGTTTCTGGGTGCAGGCCTATCTCACCCGATTGCGGCTCGCCGACATCCCTGCCTTTGTGACCTCTCATGGTGATGACACAGCGGGGGCCGTATTGGTGAAGCTGAACACGCTGGACCGTCGGGCGCAGGCTCTGCACCGCTCCTATGACCTGATGAGCGGCTTGCGCAGCTGGGTCACTCTGGCCGAGGGGGATGAGGCGGATGTCGATGCCGCCATCGCCAAACAGCGCAGTTTCGACCTTGACCTCTGGGTAATCGAGGTCGAAGATCGCGATGGGCGGCATTTGCTGGACGAGCCGGGGCTAGATTGA
- the recO gene encoding DNA repair protein RecO, with amino-acid sequence MEWRDEGILLTMRRHGESAAIVDAFTVEHGRHSGIVRGGAGRRMAPVLQPGAQLDLTWRARLEDHLGSYQAELIRSRAATAMSSRLALAGLNAVTALLAFCLPEREPHPDLYLRSAQLLDLLGRDDIWPLAYLRWEVALLEEMGFGLDLDHCAVTGSRHELIYVSPKSGRAVSRAGAGEWADRMLPLPDVLLGRGGAETQDIVAALSTTGFFLEHRLAPSLGNIPLPEARGRFLDVLSRQP; translated from the coding sequence ATGGAGTGGCGCGACGAAGGCATATTGCTGACGATGCGCCGCCATGGGGAAAGTGCTGCCATCGTGGATGCGTTTACCGTCGAACACGGGCGTCACTCCGGGATCGTCCGCGGTGGCGCGGGGCGCCGGATGGCGCCGGTGTTGCAGCCGGGTGCCCAACTGGACCTGACCTGGCGCGCGCGGCTCGAAGACCATCTTGGCAGCTATCAGGCTGAGCTGATCCGCAGCCGCGCCGCCACGGCAATGTCCAGCCGATTGGCGCTTGCCGGGCTGAACGCGGTGACGGCGCTGCTCGCCTTCTGCCTGCCTGAACGCGAACCGCACCCGGACCTGTATCTGCGCAGCGCGCAGCTTCTGGACCTTCTGGGGCGTGACGATATCTGGCCGCTGGCCTATCTGCGCTGGGAAGTTGCGCTGCTGGAGGAGATGGGCTTCGGCTTGGATCTCGATCACTGCGCCGTCACTGGCAGTCGACATGAGCTGATCTATGTCTCCCCCAAAAGCGGGCGAGCGGTGTCGCGCGCTGGGGCGGGGGAATGGGCCGACCGCATGTTGCCCTTGCCGGACGTGTTACTGGGACGTGGAGGGGCCGAGACGCAGGACATCGTGGCGGCTTTGTCCACCACGGGCTTCTTTCTGGAACACAGGCTTGCACCATCGCTGGGCAACATCCCGCTACCAGAGGCGCGGGGGCGCTTTTTGGATGTGCTCAGTCGGCAGCCTTGA
- a CDS encoding META domain-containing protein, whose protein sequence is MRTKFFSLVTLTCALPLTGCFGDETLRGYGGRGVLWQLQEIDGHIVKDATTLSFDRGENVSGALPCNRFTARLDVPYPWFDLAQMATTRRVCPALGEEVAVLDALQQMQIVEIKGDVMILSNDTGREMVFKAAD, encoded by the coding sequence ATGCGGACCAAGTTTTTCTCTCTCGTCACCCTGACTTGCGCTTTGCCCCTAACGGGCTGTTTCGGTGATGAAACCCTGCGCGGCTACGGCGGCCGTGGCGTGCTATGGCAGCTGCAGGAGATCGACGGCCATATTGTGAAAGACGCCACAACCCTGTCCTTTGATCGCGGGGAGAACGTGTCCGGCGCCCTGCCCTGCAATCGTTTCACCGCACGGCTGGACGTCCCCTACCCGTGGTTTGACCTAGCGCAGATGGCGACCACGCGCCGTGTTTGTCCGGCTCTCGGAGAAGAGGTGGCGGTTCTCGACGCCTTGCAGCAGATGCAGATCGTGGAGATCAAGGGCGACGTCATGATCCTGTCAAATGACACCGGGCGCGAGATGGTTTTCAAGGCTGCCGACTGA